A genomic region of Xanthomonas fragariae contains the following coding sequences:
- a CDS encoding SPOR domain-containing protein, which produces MDTALKQRLIGAIVLVALAVIFLPMLVKGPAPSSGVADVPLQAPAAPANGAFETRELPLVTPGNAPAGGALGMRGATTAPAAVQDNPDAADLANPSSAPSAPEVAAGNYAVNFGAYATSADADAVIARLKQAQLPGFSEKAQINGRPAWRVRVGPYVDRAQAESARLQAVKVRSDVNAQVVTLDANAAVPASAAAPTPAAKPSSGIAAASTTTPTKTERLPPEPAKPVTTAPKPAEAPKPAPAKPDVAKAEPARPEPAKPAAAAAPTAPSAPAASGVGFAVQLGAFGRAEDADALRDRVRAAGFSAFVEQVHTDKGALNRVRVGPVANRGDAEQLRAQVAAKVGISGMVRPHP; this is translated from the coding sequence GTGGATACTGCTCTGAAACAGCGACTGATTGGCGCCATCGTTCTGGTGGCGCTTGCCGTGATCTTCCTGCCGATGCTGGTCAAAGGCCCCGCGCCGTCGAGCGGTGTGGCCGATGTGCCGCTCCAGGCCCCCGCAGCGCCGGCCAATGGCGCGTTCGAAACCCGCGAATTGCCGCTGGTCACCCCGGGCAACGCGCCCGCCGGCGGCGCGCTGGGCATGCGCGGTGCCACCACTGCGCCGGCAGCGGTGCAGGACAACCCCGATGCGGCCGATCTGGCCAACCCGTCCAGTGCGCCATCCGCGCCGGAAGTGGCAGCTGGCAACTACGCGGTGAATTTCGGCGCGTATGCTACCAGCGCCGATGCCGATGCGGTGATCGCGCGGCTCAAGCAGGCGCAGTTGCCGGGCTTCAGCGAAAAGGCCCAGATCAATGGTCGCCCGGCCTGGCGCGTGCGCGTTGGGCCGTATGTCGATCGGGCGCAGGCCGAGTCGGCGCGCCTGCAGGCAGTGAAGGTGCGTAGCGACGTCAACGCCCAGGTGGTGACCCTGGATGCGAATGCTGCCGTGCCTGCATCGGCAGCCGCACCGACGCCTGCCGCAAAGCCGAGCAGCGGCATCGCCGCCGCCAGCACGACCACGCCGACCAAGACCGAACGCCTGCCGCCGGAGCCGGCCAAGCCGGTAACCACCGCGCCCAAGCCGGCTGAAGCGCCTAAACCTGCCCCGGCCAAGCCGGACGTCGCGAAGGCGGAGCCGGCCAGGCCCGAACCTGCCAAGCCTGCCGCCGCCGCGGCGCCCACCGCGCCGTCAGCGCCAGCCGCCAGTGGGGTCGGCTTCGCGGTGCAGCTGGGTGCCTTTGGTCGCGCCGAAGACGCTGACGCGTTGCGCGACCGAGTGCGCGCCGCCGGCTTCAGTGCGTTTGTCGAGCAGGTCCACACCGATAAGGGTGCGCTCAATCGGGTGCGTGTCGGCCCGGTGGCCAATCGCGGCGATGCCGAACAGTTGCGTGCGCAGGTGGCCGCCAAGGTCGGCATTTCCGGCATGGTCCGTCCGCATCCGTAA
- a CDS encoding CvpA family protein codes for MIDMVLGVIILVSALLGLLRGFVAIVVGTLSWLLAGWAAFQFGGLAARWLADGKHPSATESFGGYAMVFVGVLVAVALIGLVIRAGVDAVRLSGMDRMLGFGLGVVRGGFLASVLVLLMGFTPLPREPSWRQSVLLPMLSPGAGWMRAQLPAWRMPSMEMPQMELGNLPTELGKLPSAGDTTGLGKALAGSGLSDTITHALGKSGKAASDERNPAQTMPATIDPAQVRGGESDPARVESQGRARPHSQ; via the coding sequence ATGATCGATATGGTGCTGGGCGTCATCATTTTGGTGTCGGCCCTGTTGGGCTTGCTGCGTGGCTTTGTCGCGATCGTGGTCGGCACGCTGTCTTGGTTGCTGGCCGGCTGGGCTGCGTTCCAGTTCGGCGGCTTGGCCGCGCGCTGGTTGGCTGATGGCAAGCATCCGTCGGCTACCGAGTCGTTCGGCGGCTACGCGATGGTCTTCGTCGGGGTGCTGGTCGCCGTGGCATTGATCGGCCTGGTGATCCGTGCCGGCGTTGATGCGGTCCGGCTCAGCGGTATGGACCGCATGCTCGGGTTCGGTCTGGGCGTGGTGCGCGGCGGATTTCTGGCCAGCGTGCTGGTATTGCTGATGGGCTTTACGCCGCTGCCGCGCGAGCCGTCCTGGCGCCAGTCGGTACTGCTGCCGATGCTGTCGCCGGGCGCGGGATGGATGCGGGCGCAACTGCCCGCCTGGCGGATGCCGTCGATGGAGATGCCACAGATGGAACTTGGCAACTTGCCAACGGAGTTGGGGAAGTTGCCCTCGGCAGGCGATACTACGGGTCTGGGCAAGGCGCTTGCGGGTTCCGGTCTGAGCGACACCATCACGCATGCGCTTGGCAAGTCCGGCAAAGCTGCAAGCGACGAACGCAATCCGGCGCAAACCATGCCGGCCACTATCGATCCGGCGCAGGTTCGCGGCGGAGAAAGCGACCCGGCTCGGGTCGAATCCCAAGGCCGGGCACGGCCACATTCACAGTAA
- the purF gene encoding amidophosphoribosyltransferase codes for MCGIVGIVGNQNVAGQLYDGLTVLQHRGQDAAGIATADGTRLRVQKANGLVRDVFDEKKMAVLEGRVGIAHCRYPTAGSEGMDEAQPFYVNSPYGIALAHNGNLINTEALRQQVFEADRRNINTDSDSEVLLNVFAYELDAQRMLTPEAAIRAVAGVHRRCKGGYAVVSVVLGLGLVAFRDPHGIRPLVLGKREHAEGTEYIVSSESAALDILGYQRVRDVRPGEALVITARGELFSEICAAPTDHAPCIFEYVYFARPDSMIDNISVHKARMRMGLKLGDKILRLRPDHDIDTIIPIPDTSRDVALEMSNVLGVKYREGFVKNRYVGRTFIMQGQGERQKSVRRKLNPIHLEFRNRVVLLVDDSIVRGTTSRQIVQMARDAGARKVYLASAAPPVRYPNIYGIDMPAAEELIAHGRSELEIQEFLGCDWLIYQDLEDLEVAVREGNPDIKQFDSSCFNGQYITGIEPGYFERIQQLRSDDAKKRRRA; via the coding sequence ATGTGTGGCATCGTCGGTATTGTCGGCAACCAGAACGTCGCCGGGCAGCTTTATGACGGCCTGACCGTCCTCCAGCATCGTGGCCAGGACGCCGCAGGGATCGCCACGGCCGATGGCACGCGTCTGCGTGTGCAGAAGGCTAACGGGCTGGTGCGCGATGTCTTCGACGAAAAGAAGATGGCGGTGCTGGAAGGCCGCGTCGGCATCGCGCATTGCCGCTATCCGACCGCAGGCTCGGAAGGCATGGACGAGGCGCAACCGTTCTACGTCAACTCGCCCTACGGCATCGCGCTGGCGCACAACGGCAACCTGATCAACACCGAGGCCCTGCGCCAACAGGTGTTCGAGGCCGACCGCCGCAACATCAACACCGATTCCGACAGCGAAGTGCTGTTGAACGTATTTGCCTACGAGCTGGACGCGCAGCGCATGCTCACCCCCGAGGCGGCGATCCGCGCGGTGGCCGGCGTGCACCGTCGCTGCAAGGGGGGCTATGCGGTCGTCAGCGTGGTGCTGGGCTTGGGCCTGGTGGCGTTCCGCGACCCGCATGGCATCCGTCCGCTGGTGCTGGGCAAGCGCGAGCACGCCGAAGGCACCGAATACATCGTGTCCTCCGAATCGGCGGCGCTGGATATTCTTGGCTATCAGCGCGTGCGCGATGTACGCCCGGGCGAAGCGCTGGTGATCACTGCGCGCGGCGAGCTGTTTTCGGAAATCTGCGCCGCACCGACCGACCACGCACCATGCATCTTCGAGTACGTCTATTTCGCACGTCCCGATTCGATGATCGACAACATCTCGGTGCACAAAGCGCGCATGCGCATGGGCTTGAAGCTGGGTGACAAGATCCTGCGCCTGCGCCCCGATCACGATATCGACACCATCATTCCGATCCCGGACACCTCGCGCGATGTGGCGTTGGAGATGTCCAACGTGCTCGGGGTGAAGTACCGCGAGGGCTTCGTCAAGAATCGCTACGTGGGCCGCACCTTCATCATGCAGGGGCAGGGCGAACGGCAGAAATCGGTGCGTCGCAAGCTCAATCCGATCCATCTGGAATTTCGCAACCGCGTGGTGCTGCTGGTCGACGATTCGATCGTGCGCGGCACCACCAGCCGGCAGATCGTGCAGATGGCGCGCGATGCCGGCGCGCGAAAGGTGTATCTGGCCTCGGCCGCGCCGCCGGTGCGTTACCCCAACATCTATGGCATCGATATGCCGGCTGCCGAAGAGCTCATCGCGCATGGCCGCAGCGAGCTGGAAATTCAGGAATTTCTCGGCTGCGATTGGCTGATCTACCAGGACCTGGAAGATCTGGAAGTGGCCGTGCGCGAGGGTAATCCGGATATCAAGCAGTTCGATTCCTCGTGCTTCAACGGCCAGTACATCACCGGCATCGAGCCGGGCTATTTCGAACGCATCCAGCAACTGCGCTCAGACGATGCCAAGAAGCGCCGTCGCGCTTGA
- a CDS encoding ferritin-like domain-containing protein, producing the protein MDLLQAAHACLRAVDPLEKVALTQRYAAAFRADTLPLPSPQAAPPEPICMPGRPAAPVLVHPRALPRRGLGTPEGRAAFIHAIAHIELNAIDLAWDAVYRFRGLPDAFYADWVTVADDESRHFMLLRARLQAYDHHYGDFAAHNGLWEMCEKTAHDGLARMALVPRVLEARGLDVTPAMIVKLCSLGDAATAEVLEIILREEVVHVAAGSRWYRWYCEQAGVEPRARFKTLLREYAGGYLHGPFNVQARLLAGFDEDELADLVEQAG; encoded by the coding sequence ATGGATCTTCTGCAAGCTGCACACGCCTGCCTGCGAGCGGTCGATCCGCTGGAGAAGGTCGCGCTGACGCAGCGGTATGCAGCAGCGTTTCGCGCCGACACGCTGCCGTTGCCCTCGCCGCAGGCTGCGCCGCCCGAGCCGATCTGCATGCCGGGCCGCCCGGCCGCGCCGGTGTTGGTGCATCCACGCGCGTTGCCGCGACGCGGATTGGGAACGCCGGAAGGACGCGCCGCCTTCATCCATGCCATCGCGCATATCGAACTCAATGCGATCGATCTGGCCTGGGATGCGGTGTATCGCTTCCGCGGATTGCCGGATGCGTTCTATGCCGATTGGGTAACGGTGGCTGACGACGAATCGCGCCACTTCATGCTGTTGCGCGCGCGACTGCAGGCGTACGATCATCACTACGGCGACTTCGCCGCGCACAACGGCCTGTGGGAAATGTGCGAGAAAACCGCGCATGACGGTCTCGCACGCATGGCGCTAGTACCGCGTGTGCTTGAAGCGCGTGGCCTGGATGTGACGCCGGCGATGATCGTCAAACTGTGCTCGCTCGGCGATGCCGCCACCGCAGAAGTACTAGAAATCATCTTGCGCGAAGAGGTTGTGCATGTGGCCGCCGGCTCACGCTGGTACCGTTGGTATTGCGAGCAGGCCGGCGTCGAGCCGCGCGCGCGCTTCAAGACACTGTTGCGTGAATACGCTGGCGGTTATCTGCATGGGCCCTTCAATGTCCAAGCGCGGCTGCTTGCCGGTTTCGATGAGGACGAACTGGCCGATCTGGTAGAGCAGGCTGGCTGA
- a CDS encoding zinc-dependent metalloprotease, with amino-acid sequence MKSKSMCTMVGLIAMCLAGSDAAAGKPLYQLGPALNRSVAAIAATEPALQGLLSAPSTVTAQVVQLDAGAVTASEKLLELQLDGQTITATQARVDALEGGESVWYGNLGPRASTRAHTLSGVDPLNSAILVLSGDTITGTIRYAGKLYRLRPLADGRHVLVQVEESRLPQEHPAEYSLLPKIEMPSDGRVTAAAASSGSPATTRVLVVATKQAVTAYGGNMQSLVQLAVAEANQGYINSNVGITLQLARYETTSYTETGNFTTDLQRFRVTNDGYMDSIHTSRNTYTADVGVIVLNNSSYCGLASGIGSTAATAFASVYWDCATGYYSFAHEIGHLQSTRHDATNDPGTSPYAYGHGYRYGNSWRTIMAYDCTSGCPRLNYWSNPNISYNRVPMGNASTADNQRVLVNTKATIAGFR; translated from the coding sequence ATGAAGTCGAAGTCGATGTGCACTATGGTGGGCCTGATCGCCATGTGTCTGGCCGGTTCGGACGCCGCTGCCGGCAAGCCGCTGTATCAATTGGGCCCTGCGCTAAACCGCAGCGTAGCTGCCATAGCCGCTACCGAACCCGCGCTGCAAGGCTTGTTGAGCGCACCGTCCACTGTCACCGCGCAAGTGGTCCAGCTCGATGCCGGCGCGGTCACCGCGTCGGAAAAACTGCTGGAATTGCAGTTGGACGGTCAGACCATCACTGCCACCCAGGCCAGGGTCGATGCGTTAGAAGGCGGCGAAAGCGTGTGGTACGGCAATCTCGGCCCGCGTGCCAGCACCCGCGCACACACGCTATCGGGCGTGGATCCCTTGAATTCGGCCATCCTGGTGCTTAGCGGCGACACCATCACCGGCACCATTCGCTACGCCGGCAAACTGTATCGCCTACGCCCGCTTGCCGATGGCCGCCATGTGCTGGTGCAGGTGGAAGAAAGCCGCTTGCCGCAGGAGCATCCGGCCGAATACAGCCTGTTGCCGAAGATCGAGATGCCCAGCGACGGACGCGTCACCGCCGCCGCGGCATCGTCCGGCAGCCCGGCCACCACCCGCGTGCTGGTGGTCGCCACCAAGCAGGCGGTGACCGCGTACGGCGGCAACATGCAATCGCTGGTGCAACTGGCGGTGGCCGAGGCCAACCAGGGCTACATCAACAGCAACGTCGGCATCACCTTGCAGCTGGCGCGCTATGAGACCACCAGCTACACCGAAACCGGCAACTTCACCACCGACCTGCAGCGCTTCCGCGTGACCAACGACGGCTACATGGACAGCATCCACACCAGCCGCAATACCTATACCGCCGATGTTGGCGTGATCGTGTTGAACAACAGCAGCTACTGCGGCCTGGCCTCGGGAATCGGCTCTACGGCCGCAACCGCATTCGCATCGGTGTACTGGGATTGCGCTACCGGCTATTACAGCTTTGCGCATGAAATCGGCCATCTGCAGAGCACACGCCACGATGCCACCAACGATCCAGGCACCTCGCCGTACGCTTATGGTCACGGCTATCGTTACGGCAATAGCTGGCGCACCATCATGGCCTACGACTGCACCAGCGGCTGCCCGCGCTTGAACTACTGGTCCAACCCCAACATCAGCTACAACCGCGTGCCTATGGGCAATGCCAGCACCGCCGACAATCAGCGCGTGCTGGTCAACACCAAGGCGACGATCGCCGGCTTCCGCTGA
- the lpxH gene encoding UDP-2,3-diacylglucosamine diphosphatase, which yields MTTLLISDLHLDPARPAITELFLDFLHTQAPSSDALYILGDLFEAWIGDDTPSTAADAVAVALHAVADSGVPVFFMPGNRDFLVGEAYAQRAAFRILPDPTVIDLYGHPTLLMHGDLLCTDDTAYQAFRAQTRDPLFQAQFLAQPLAARVAFAQQARAASQARHAELKQGDQSRFETITDVTPAEVEATFVHYGLDRLIHGHTHRPAIHTLQAGGQTCTRIVLGDWYEQGSVLRVEADGVSLEQLAL from the coding sequence ATGACGACACTGCTCATTTCCGACCTGCATCTGGATCCGGCCCGGCCGGCGATCACCGAGTTGTTTCTGGACTTCCTGCACACGCAGGCGCCCAGTAGCGACGCGCTCTACATCCTCGGCGATCTGTTCGAAGCCTGGATTGGCGATGACACGCCCTCCACTGCTGCCGATGCGGTTGCCGTGGCGCTGCACGCAGTGGCAGATAGCGGCGTGCCGGTGTTCTTCATGCCGGGCAATCGTGACTTTCTAGTTGGCGAGGCATACGCGCAGCGCGCGGCCTTCCGCATCCTGCCCGACCCCACCGTTATCGATCTGTACGGGCACCCGACACTGCTGATGCACGGCGATTTGCTGTGCACCGACGACACCGCGTATCAGGCGTTCCGTGCGCAGACCCGCGACCCGCTGTTTCAGGCGCAGTTTCTGGCGCAGCCGCTAGCGGCACGGGTGGCATTCGCGCAGCAGGCACGTGCTGCGAGCCAGGCGCGTCATGCAGAACTCAAGCAAGGCGACCAGTCGCGCTTTGAAACCATCACCGACGTCACCCCGGCCGAAGTGGAAGCGACCTTCGTGCATTACGGTTTGGACCGTCTGATCCACGGCCATACCCATCGCCCTGCGATCCACACCCTGCAAGCCGGCGGCCAGACCTGCACACGCATTGTGCTGGGCGACTGGTACGAACAAGGCTCGGTGTTGCGCGTCGAAGCCGATGGCGTGTCGCTGGAGCAATTAGCGCTTTAG
- a CDS encoding phosphatase PAP2 family protein translates to MSSTRLEVLRGHEARWCRRANHCCRRNPVRRAFATISRLGDGVFWYGLMGLLVVVDGMDGVRASAHMAASGVLALTLYKALKRWTRRPRPYAADVRIRAWVAPLDEFSFPSGHTLHAVSFSIVALAYYPWLAPLLVPFSACVALSRVVLGLHYPSDVLAATVIGVLLAGLSLWGLPVMLG, encoded by the coding sequence ATGTCGTCAACGCGGCTTGAGGTGTTGCGCGGTCACGAAGCGCGTTGGTGCCGACGCGCCAACCACTGTTGCCGGCGCAATCCGGTACGTCGCGCATTCGCCACGATCAGTCGCCTGGGCGACGGCGTGTTCTGGTACGGCCTGATGGGCTTGCTGGTGGTAGTCGACGGCATGGACGGTGTGCGTGCGTCCGCACACATGGCCGCCAGCGGCGTGCTGGCACTGACGTTATACAAAGCGCTTAAACGCTGGACCCGTCGCCCCCGCCCGTACGCAGCCGACGTGCGCATTCGCGCCTGGGTCGCGCCGCTGGACGAGTTCAGTTTCCCCTCTGGCCACACCTTGCACGCGGTGTCTTTCAGCATCGTGGCGTTGGCCTACTACCCGTGGCTTGCACCGCTGCTGGTGCCGTTTTCGGCCTGCGTGGCGCTCTCCCGCGTGGTGCTGGGGCTGCATTATCCAAGCGATGTGCTGGCCGCCACGGTGATCGGGGTGTTGCTGGCCGGTCTATCGCTGTGGGGCCTGCCGGTGATGTTGGGCTGA
- the ppx gene encoding exopolyphosphatase — MPSPTIPPVCDGDLLAAIDLGSNSFHMVIARYLMGQLRVVDRLRETVRMADGLDGKGGISDEARERALECLARFGQRIREVPSLRVRALATNTVRQLRSPQAFLMPAETALGHAIEVVSGREEARLIYLGVAHAQPPKPDQRRLVIDIGGGSTEFIIGRGFQTLERESLQAGCIASTRRFFPGGKLSKKKWKDALTEIGAEFQQFANQYKALGWHEAIGSSGTHKAIGEICAAMKLTKGAITAEALPALREELLKAKRIEDIQLPGLAAERRSIIAGGILVLEAAFQALGLEKLMVSKAAMREGILYDMLGRGGENDPRDSSVASLVQRYGIEEVQAQRVEATACRLFDQVCESWQLDGDDAQVLRRAARLHELGLIIAHSQYHVHGSYILEHSDIAGFSRQEQQVLASLVRTHRRNVPKTAFEALPDRLLLPTRRKAALLRLAVLLHRAHETDPIPTLELTADDVQLSLILSQSWIDSRPLLRADLIGEVESMAGLGIAFKPFVA; from the coding sequence ATGCCCTCCCCTACGATACCGCCCGTGTGCGATGGCGATTTGCTTGCCGCCATCGACTTAGGGTCCAACAGTTTCCACATGGTCATTGCGCGCTACTTGATGGGTCAGCTGCGCGTCGTCGACCGCCTGCGCGAGACCGTGCGCATGGCCGACGGTCTGGATGGCAAAGGTGGCATCTCCGACGAAGCGCGTGAGCGCGCGCTCGAATGCCTGGCGCGTTTCGGTCAGCGCATCCGCGAAGTGCCCTCCTTGCGGGTGCGCGCATTGGCCACCAACACAGTTCGTCAGCTGCGCTCGCCACAGGCGTTTTTGATGCCGGCTGAAACCGCGCTCGGGCACGCGATCGAAGTAGTCAGCGGGCGCGAGGAAGCGCGCCTGATCTACCTGGGCGTGGCACATGCGCAACCGCCCAAGCCCGATCAACGCCGGCTGGTGATCGATATTGGTGGCGGCTCGACCGAATTCATCATCGGCCGCGGTTTTCAGACGCTGGAACGCGAAAGTCTGCAGGCCGGCTGCATCGCCAGCACGCGGCGCTTTTTCCCTGGTGGCAAGCTGTCGAAAAAAAAATGGAAGGACGCGCTGACCGAGATCGGTGCCGAGTTCCAGCAGTTCGCCAACCAGTACAAAGCGCTGGGTTGGCATGAGGCGATCGGCTCATCCGGCACGCACAAAGCCATCGGCGAAATCTGTGCGGCAATGAAGCTCACCAAGGGCGCGATCACCGCCGAGGCGCTACCGGCGCTGCGTGAAGAACTGCTCAAGGCCAAGCGCATCGAAGACATCCAGTTGCCTGGCCTGGCCGCTGAGCGCCGCTCGATCATTGCCGGCGGGATTTTGGTGCTTGAGGCCGCATTCCAAGCCCTGGGCCTGGAGAAGCTGATGGTCAGCAAGGCGGCGATGCGCGAAGGCATCCTGTATGACATGCTCGGCCGCGGCGGCGAAAACGACCCGCGCGACAGCTCGGTGGCCTCGCTGGTGCAACGCTACGGCATCGAGGAAGTACAGGCGCAGCGTGTGGAAGCCACCGCATGCCGCCTATTCGACCAGGTTTGCGAATCCTGGCAACTGGATGGCGATGATGCGCAGGTGTTGCGCCGCGCTGCACGCCTGCACGAGCTGGGCCTGATCATCGCGCACAGCCAATACCACGTGCATGGCAGCTACATCCTGGAACACTCGGATATCGCCGGTTTCTCGCGGCAGGAGCAACAGGTGCTGGCATCGCTGGTGCGCACGCATCGGCGCAATGTGCCAAAGACCGCGTTCGAGGCGCTGCCGGATCGGCTGCTGTTGCCGACTCGCCGCAAGGCCGCCCTGCTGCGCTTGGCGGTGCTGCTGCACCGCGCGCACGAGACCGACCCGATCCCGACCCTGGAACTTACCGCCGATGACGTGCAATTGTCATTGATTCTGTCGCAAAGCTGGATCGACTCACGCCCGTTGCTACGCGCCGATCTGATCGGCGAAGTCGAAAGCATGGCCGGCCTGGGGATCGCGTTCAAACCATTTGTCGCCTGA
- the ppk1 gene encoding polyphosphate kinase 1 translates to MGHAKHLHDVTPSEDIATDPLRDPAFYINRELSQLDFNFRVLAQALDEQVPLLERLRFLCISCTNLDEFFEIRAATVRHAQEFGLPPAPDGLSPMAILNAVHDRAAKLVEQQYHAWNEVLRPAMESAGVAVLSRTVWNSRQKRWLRAYFRNEIMPVLSPLGLDPAHPFPKILNKTLNIVVVLEGQDAFGRAGHLAIVRAPRSLPRIIQLPASLSPDGTQSFVFLSSVLSEFIDELFPGMHVKGSYQFRVTRNSELVVDEEEVENLALALRDELVTRGYRPAVRLEIAHDCPAPIMRTLLQNFGLNENAMYRIVGPVNLSRVTQVYDMVQRPELKYPSFNPRTLRDSEGIFEIVSKGDVMLHHPFDAFTTVLDVIRQAAVDPNVLAIKQTLYRTGKDSLIVDALILAARNGKDVTVVVELRARFDEEANLGLADKLQEAGVQVVYGVVGFKTHAKMLLIVRREGRKLKRYVHLGTGNYHSGTARLYTDISLITADVEIGNDVHMLFQQLSGLAPRMKLEQLLQSPFTLHAGVLKRIERETRLARNGRPGRIIAKMNALNEPQVVRALYTASQAGVQIDLIVRGACTLRPGVPGVSDNIRVRSIVGRFLEHSRVYWFGNDGAAELYCASADWLERNLLRRVETCFPILNPDLAKRAYREVLQNYLDDNVSAWELDVEGVYHKRTPGPGEPAHSAQMTLLDRL, encoded by the coding sequence ATGGGCCACGCCAAACACTTGCACGACGTAACACCGTCCGAAGACATCGCCACCGATCCGTTGCGCGATCCGGCGTTCTACATCAATCGGGAGCTCTCGCAACTGGACTTCAATTTCCGAGTCCTGGCGCAAGCGCTGGATGAGCAGGTGCCGTTGCTGGAACGGCTGCGCTTCCTGTGCATTTCCTGCACCAACCTGGACGAGTTCTTCGAGATCCGGGCGGCCACCGTGCGGCATGCGCAGGAGTTCGGTCTGCCACCCGCACCAGATGGATTGAGCCCGATGGCCATCCTCAACGCCGTACATGATCGTGCGGCGAAGTTGGTCGAGCAGCAGTATCACGCTTGGAACGAAGTGCTGCGCCCAGCGATGGAGTCGGCAGGCGTGGCAGTACTCAGCCGCACGGTGTGGAATTCGCGCCAGAAGCGTTGGCTGCGTGCGTACTTTCGCAACGAGATCATGCCGGTGCTGTCGCCTTTGGGTCTGGACCCGGCACATCCGTTCCCGAAGATTCTCAACAAGACGTTGAACATTGTGGTGGTGCTCGAAGGCCAGGACGCATTCGGTCGCGCCGGCCACCTGGCCATCGTGCGCGCACCGCGGTCGTTGCCGCGCATCATCCAGTTGCCGGCGAGTTTGTCGCCGGACGGAACGCAGAGCTTCGTGTTCCTGTCTTCGGTGCTGTCCGAATTTATCGACGAATTGTTCCCGGGCATGCATGTCAAGGGCTCTTACCAGTTCCGTGTCACCCGCAATTCCGAACTGGTGGTGGACGAGGAAGAAGTCGAAAATCTTGCACTGGCCTTGCGCGACGAATTGGTCACGCGTGGCTACCGGCCGGCGGTGCGTCTGGAGATCGCGCATGATTGCCCGGCGCCGATCATGCGTACCTTGCTGCAGAATTTCGGGCTGAACGAAAACGCCATGTACCGCATCGTCGGGCCGGTCAATCTGAGCCGCGTCACCCAGGTCTACGACATGGTGCAGCGCCCCGAACTCAAGTATCCCTCGTTCAATCCGCGCACCTTGCGCGACAGCGAAGGCATCTTCGAGATCGTCAGCAAGGGCGATGTCATGCTGCATCATCCTTTCGATGCCTTCACTACGGTCCTGGACGTAATCCGCCAGGCCGCGGTCGACCCGAACGTGCTGGCGATCAAGCAGACGCTTTACCGCACCGGCAAGGATTCGCTGATTGTCGATGCGTTGATCTTGGCCGCGCGCAACGGCAAGGACGTCACCGTGGTGGTGGAGCTGCGCGCGCGTTTCGACGAAGAAGCCAACCTGGGCCTGGCCGACAAATTGCAGGAAGCCGGCGTGCAAGTGGTCTACGGCGTCGTTGGCTTCAAGACTCACGCCAAGATGCTGCTGATCGTGCGGCGCGAGGGGCGCAAGCTCAAACGCTATGTGCATCTGGGCACCGGCAACTACCACAGCGGCACCGCGCGCCTGTATACCGACATTAGCCTGATCACCGCGGATGTGGAAATCGGCAACGACGTGCATATGCTCTTCCAGCAATTGTCCGGGCTTGCGCCGCGCATGAAGCTGGAACAGTTGCTGCAATCGCCGTTTACGCTGCATGCCGGCGTGCTGAAACGGATCGAACGCGAAACCCGGCTGGCCCGCAATGGTCGCCCCGGCCGCATCATCGCCAAGATGAACGCGCTCAACGAACCGCAGGTAGTGCGCGCGTTGTATACGGCCTCGCAAGCGGGCGTGCAGATCGACCTGATCGTGCGCGGCGCCTGCACGTTGCGGCCGGGCGTGCCGGGCGTTTCCGACAACATCCGCGTGCGGTCGATCGTGGGGCGTTTTCTGGAACATAGTCGCGTGTACTGGTTCGGCAACGATGGCGCGGCAGAACTGTATTGCGCCAGCGCCGACTGGCTAGAACGCAACCTGCTGCGGCGTGTGGAAACCTGCTTCCCGATCCTGAACCCGGACCTGGCCAAGCGCGCCTACCGCGAAGTGCTACAGAACTATTTGGACGACAACGTCAGCGCCTGGGAGCTGGATGTCGAGGGCGTGTACCACAAGCGCACACCGGGTCCGGGCGAGCCGGCGCATTCGGCGCAGATGACCTTGCTCGATCGGCTCTGA